A genomic stretch from Amycolatopsis sp. 195334CR includes:
- a CDS encoding family 2B encapsulin nanocompartment shell protein has translation MTVTEPDLGVDTGQPKQQSLGTAAARNLATTTKSVPQMQGISPRWLLKMLPWVDVPGGSYRVNRRLSYAVGDGRVTFTNTGTDVRVIPQELRELPALRDFEDAEDNEILTGIADRFRQQEFSPGDVIAEFGHQADQVLLIAHGKVNKLGTGQYGDQTVLGVLADGDHLGNQVLLEGDGIWEFTVKAVTPCTVLSLSRSEIDALLDRSDNLRAHLDRVRANPKKAQNKHGEAQIDLASGHEGEAELPSTFVDYEQSPREYQLSVAQTVLRVHSRVADLYNQPMNQTEQQLRLTVEALRERQEHEMLNNHDFGLLHNADLKQRIHTRTGPPTPDDLDELLSRRRKTEFFLAHPRTIAAFGRECNSRGIYPEGKQLDGKPVHAWRGVPFLPSNKIPISDGGTSSILAMRTGEESHGVVGLHQTGLPEEYEPGLSVRFTGVSDQAIISYLVSAYFSVAILVPDALGVLENVEITR, from the coding sequence ATGACAGTCACCGAACCCGATCTCGGGGTGGACACCGGCCAGCCGAAGCAACAGAGCCTGGGGACCGCGGCGGCGCGGAACCTGGCCACCACCACCAAGTCCGTGCCGCAGATGCAGGGCATCTCGCCGCGCTGGCTGCTGAAGATGCTGCCGTGGGTGGATGTGCCGGGTGGTTCCTACCGGGTGAACCGCAGGCTGAGCTACGCCGTCGGCGACGGCCGGGTCACCTTCACCAACACCGGGACCGACGTCCGGGTGATCCCGCAGGAACTGCGCGAGCTGCCCGCGTTGCGCGACTTCGAGGACGCCGAGGACAACGAGATCCTCACCGGCATCGCCGACCGGTTCCGCCAGCAGGAGTTCTCCCCCGGTGACGTGATCGCCGAGTTCGGGCACCAGGCCGACCAGGTGCTGCTCATCGCGCACGGCAAGGTGAACAAGCTCGGCACCGGCCAGTACGGCGACCAGACCGTGCTCGGCGTGCTGGCCGACGGCGACCACCTCGGCAACCAGGTGCTGCTCGAAGGCGACGGCATCTGGGAGTTCACCGTCAAGGCGGTCACCCCGTGCACGGTGCTGTCGCTGTCCCGGTCCGAGATCGACGCGCTGCTCGACCGGTCCGACAACCTGCGCGCGCACCTGGACCGCGTGCGCGCCAACCCGAAGAAGGCGCAGAACAAGCACGGGGAGGCACAGATCGACCTCGCCTCCGGGCACGAGGGCGAAGCCGAGCTGCCGTCCACCTTCGTCGACTACGAGCAGTCCCCGCGCGAGTACCAGCTCAGCGTCGCGCAGACCGTGCTGCGCGTGCACAGCCGCGTCGCCGACCTCTACAACCAGCCGATGAACCAGACCGAGCAACAGCTGCGGCTGACCGTGGAAGCGCTGCGCGAGCGGCAGGAACACGAAATGCTCAACAACCACGACTTCGGCCTGCTGCACAACGCCGACCTCAAGCAGCGCATCCACACCCGCACCGGCCCGCCCACCCCGGACGACCTCGACGAGCTGCTCAGCCGCCGCCGCAAGACCGAGTTCTTCCTGGCGCACCCGCGCACCATCGCCGCGTTCGGCCGCGAGTGCAACAGCCGCGGCATCTATCCCGAGGGCAAGCAGCTGGACGGGAAACCGGTGCACGCCTGGCGCGGGGTGCCGTTCCTGCCGTCGAACAAGATCCCGATCAGCGACGGCGGCACCTCCTCGATCCTGGCCATGCGCACCGGCGAGGAGAGCCACGGCGTGGTCGGGCTGCACCAGACCGGGCTGCCCGAGGAGTACGAGCCGGGGCTGAGCGTGCGGTTCACCGGCGTGAGCGACCAGGCCATCATCTCCTACCTGGTCAGCGCCTACTTCTCGGTGGCGATCCTGGTGCCCGACGCACTGGGTGTGCTGGAGAACGTCGAAATCACCCGCTGA
- a CDS encoding family 2B encapsulin nanocompartment shell protein, which translates to MTVTESAAEPGVGAERPPSSLGTAAARNLATTTKSVPQMQGISSRWLLRVLPWVQAQGGAYRVNRRLSYTLGDGRVSFTNVGSEVRVIPQELRELPTLHGFEDDELLAALAGRFTQQEFEAGDVIAEAGTPVDRVLLIAHGKVNQIGRGRYGDQTVLGVLADGEYLGDQVLAGDAGEWEYTVKAVTPCIVLTLREQSLGELNGGSELLREHVRQSLSSRTRPQNDHGEAEINLSSGHEGEADLPSTFVDYELEPREYELSVAQTVLRVHSRVADLYNQPMNQTEQQLRLTIEALRERQEHEMINNRSFGLLHNADLKQRIHTRTGPPTPDDLDELLALVWKDPAVFLAHPRTIASIGHEFNRRGLYPTGAEIDGHRVPAWRGVPILPCNKIPVTDTRTSSILLLRTGESSQGVIGLHQTGIPDEYQPGLSVRFMGINDQAIISYLVSAYYSAAILVPDALGVLENVEIGRDG; encoded by the coding sequence GTGACTGTGACCGAGTCGGCCGCCGAGCCGGGTGTCGGGGCGGAACGGCCCCCATCGAGCCTGGGCACGGCGGCCGCCCGAAATCTGGCCACCACCACCAAGTCCGTACCGCAGATGCAGGGCATCTCCTCGCGCTGGCTGCTGCGGGTGCTGCCCTGGGTGCAGGCGCAGGGCGGGGCCTACCGGGTCAACCGGCGGCTGAGCTACACCCTCGGCGACGGCCGGGTCAGCTTCACCAACGTCGGCTCGGAGGTCCGGGTCATCCCGCAGGAACTGCGCGAACTGCCCACCCTGCACGGATTCGAGGACGACGAGCTGCTCGCCGCGCTGGCCGGCCGGTTCACCCAGCAGGAGTTCGAGGCCGGGGACGTGATCGCCGAGGCGGGCACCCCGGTCGACCGGGTGCTGCTGATCGCGCACGGCAAGGTGAACCAGATCGGCCGGGGCCGCTACGGCGACCAGACCGTGCTCGGCGTGCTCGCCGACGGCGAGTACCTCGGCGACCAGGTGCTCGCCGGGGACGCGGGCGAATGGGAGTACACGGTCAAGGCCGTCACCCCCTGCATCGTGCTCACCCTGCGGGAGCAGTCGCTCGGTGAGCTCAACGGCGGTTCCGAACTGCTGCGCGAGCACGTGCGGCAGTCGCTGAGCAGCCGCACCCGCCCGCAGAACGACCACGGTGAAGCCGAGATCAACCTGTCCTCGGGCCACGAGGGCGAAGCCGACCTCCCGTCCACCTTCGTCGACTACGAACTCGAACCGCGCGAATACGAGCTGAGCGTGGCGCAGACGGTCCTGCGGGTGCACAGCCGCGTCGCGGACCTCTACAACCAGCCGATGAACCAGACCGAGCAGCAGTTGCGGCTGACCATCGAGGCGCTCCGCGAGCGCCAGGAACACGAGATGATCAACAACCGCTCATTCGGCCTGCTGCACAACGCCGACCTCAAGCAGCGCATCCACACCCGCACCGGCCCGCCCACCCCGGACGACCTCGACGAGCTGCTCGCGCTGGTGTGGAAGGACCCGGCGGTCTTCCTCGCCCACCCGCGCACGATCGCCTCGATCGGCCACGAGTTCAACCGGCGCGGGCTCTACCCGACCGGCGCCGAGATCGACGGGCACCGGGTGCCCGCCTGGCGCGGGGTGCCGATCCTGCCGTGCAACAAGATCCCGGTCACCGACACCCGCACCAGCTCGATCCTGCTGCTGCGGACCGGGGAGTCCTCGCAGGGCGTGATCGGCCTGCACCAGACCGGCATCCCGGACGAGTACCAGCCCGGGCTTTCGGTGCGCTTCATGGGAATCAACGACCAGGCGATCATCTCCTACCTGGTCAGCGCCTACTACTCCGCCGCGATCCTGGTACCCGACGCGCTCGGGGTGCTGGAGAACGTGGAAATCGGCCGCGACGGCTGA
- a CDS encoding SsgA family sporulation/cell division regulator: MNDAVHQHQFVSLSDADAPVLSRFSYSAAEPFSVVLSFQSGDGTWVEWTFARDLLVAGLVGPVGDGDVRIRPDLARDDEFLAVEFESPGGYAVVELLRTDVETFIEAAAGIVPIGTEEAYFDVDALIAELTNV; this comes from the coding sequence ATGAACGACGCCGTACACCAGCACCAGTTCGTGTCCCTCAGCGACGCGGACGCGCCCGTGCTCTCCCGCTTCTCGTACTCCGCGGCCGAGCCGTTCTCGGTGGTCCTCTCCTTCCAGTCCGGGGACGGCACCTGGGTCGAGTGGACCTTCGCCCGCGACCTCCTCGTGGCCGGCCTGGTCGGCCCGGTCGGCGACGGGGACGTCCGCATCCGGCCGGACCTCGCCCGCGACGACGAGTTCCTCGCGGTGGAGTTCGAGTCGCCCGGCGGTTACGCGGTGGTCGAACTGCTGCGCACCGACGTGGAGACCTTCATCGAGGCCGCGGCCGGGATCGTGCCGATCGGTACCGAAGAGGCGTACTTCGACGTGGACGCGCTCATCGCGGAACTGACCAACGTCTGA
- a CDS encoding transcriptional regulator, with translation MTATELLASVQAELAPRDRENRLVPLITAGEAPRSVFATIAAEELRIVRSDWRSCLTLASRSEEPAVREFFADLAAGERLALGKLPALAAAAGLDEAAIDAYEPQAGCQAYPAYFAWLALNGEPSDVVTALYSNFAAWGSYCAAITGAMREQYGFDDEACAFFDFFASPAPGQHEQAAAAVQTGLDAGRGDREARRYARLFQSYELMFWNTLADQPG, from the coding sequence ATGACCGCAACGGAGCTGCTGGCCTCGGTCCAAGCCGAACTGGCGCCGCGCGACCGCGAGAACAGGCTGGTGCCGCTGATCACCGCGGGCGAGGCGCCGCGCTCGGTCTTCGCCACCATCGCCGCCGAGGAACTGCGCATCGTCCGCAGCGACTGGCGCAGCTGCCTCACCCTCGCCTCGCGCAGCGAGGAGCCCGCGGTGCGGGAGTTCTTCGCCGATCTGGCCGCCGGGGAACGGCTCGCGCTCGGCAAGCTGCCCGCGCTCGCGGCCGCCGCCGGACTGGACGAGGCCGCGATCGACGCCTACGAACCGCAGGCGGGCTGCCAGGCCTACCCGGCCTACTTCGCCTGGCTCGCGCTGAACGGCGAACCGTCCGATGTGGTCACCGCGCTCTACTCGAACTTCGCCGCCTGGGGCAGTTACTGCGCCGCGATCACCGGCGCGATGCGGGAGCAGTACGGCTTCGACGACGAGGCCTGCGCCTTCTTCGACTTCTTCGCCAGCCCGGCGCCCGGTCAGCACGAGCAGGCCGCCGCGGCCGTCCAAACCGGACTCGACGCGGGCCGCGGCGATCGCGAGGCCCGCCGGTACGCCCGGTTGTTCCAGAGCTACGAGCTGATGTTCTGGAACACGCTGGCCGATCAGCCCGGCTGA
- a CDS encoding diguanylate cyclase, with protein MGYLLAGGLTVAAYYTAVHTGGPPALRVTLYCLVSASAAAAVLFGCLRNRPRSWLPWVLLGLSQVIYAAADANFYVTHFILRITTFPAVADVLYLSHYPLVVAGLVLLIRRRNSGRDVPSLLDAALLAVVAGMLSWLYLIGPQAEAHSPVLVKVASVAYPMMDLAMFAVAVRLILGRGRRNTAFVLLSTNLLAFFAADSVYVFQQLNQTYAAGNFLDAFWLSGNLALGAAALHPTMATITDPASAPDRGPGPLRITALCAAALIAPATLLVQYANGAYASIPVVGCACAILFVLTIARLAGLVSEQRRLAITDGLTALRTRRFFEAELPAEITRARRAGSPLAVLIADVDHFKSINDRYGHPAGDRVLVEISRRLRRATRDSDILARYGGEEFALLIRGTGGEEPAVIGERIRRAVADSPIEIDGGHRPIEVTISVGTASFPLHGKTPADLVGAADRALYAAKNRGRDRVVDWPAETEPDEDAGITYLQRIADEVDGWLSTQEHGRAVGRWAALVAEEMGRSPASVRRAELAGRLHDVGKILVPKEIWEKRGPLTDAEWEQVRQHPVYGYRLVLAVPGLGEVADVIRQHHERFDGEGYPDRIAGTAIRFEARILAVCDTWAAMLADRPYQRARTEAEAERELLDARGSQLDPQVVTAFLDLHARGALGALPQAGATQPG; from the coding sequence GTGGGCTATCTGCTGGCCGGCGGCCTCACCGTGGCCGCCTACTACACCGCCGTGCACACCGGCGGCCCGCCTGCCCTGCGAGTCACGCTGTACTGCCTGGTCAGCGCGTCGGCCGCGGCGGCGGTGCTGTTCGGCTGCCTGCGCAACCGGCCGCGGTCCTGGCTGCCGTGGGTGCTGCTCGGGCTGAGCCAGGTGATCTACGCCGCCGCCGACGCGAACTTCTACGTCACCCACTTCATCCTGCGGATCACCACCTTCCCGGCGGTGGCCGACGTGCTCTACCTGTCGCACTACCCGCTGGTGGTGGCCGGGCTGGTGCTGCTGATCCGCCGCCGCAACTCCGGCCGCGACGTGCCGAGCCTGCTCGACGCCGCGTTGCTGGCGGTGGTCGCGGGCATGCTCTCCTGGCTGTACCTGATCGGGCCGCAGGCCGAGGCCCATTCACCCGTGCTGGTGAAGGTCGCGTCGGTGGCCTACCCGATGATGGACCTGGCGATGTTCGCCGTGGCGGTGCGGCTGATCCTCGGCCGGGGCCGCCGCAACACCGCCTTCGTGCTGCTCTCGACGAACCTGCTGGCCTTCTTCGCCGCCGACAGCGTGTACGTGTTCCAGCAGCTCAACCAGACCTACGCGGCGGGCAACTTCCTCGACGCCTTCTGGCTTTCCGGCAACCTCGCGCTCGGCGCCGCGGCGCTGCACCCGACCATGGCCACGATCACCGACCCCGCCTCGGCACCCGACCGCGGGCCGGGGCCGTTGCGCATCACCGCGTTGTGCGCGGCCGCGCTGATCGCCCCGGCCACCCTGCTGGTGCAGTACGCGAACGGCGCCTACGCCTCGATCCCGGTGGTCGGCTGCGCCTGCGCGATCCTGTTCGTGCTGACCATCGCGCGGCTGGCCGGGCTGGTCTCCGAGCAACGCAGGCTGGCCATCACCGACGGGCTGACCGCCCTGCGCACCCGCCGCTTCTTCGAGGCCGAACTGCCCGCCGAGATCACCAGGGCCCGGCGCGCGGGCTCACCGCTGGCGGTGCTGATCGCCGACGTCGACCACTTCAAGTCGATCAACGACCGGTACGGCCACCCGGCAGGCGACCGGGTGCTGGTGGAGATCAGCCGCCGCCTGCGCCGCGCCACCAGGGACAGCGACATCCTGGCCCGCTACGGCGGCGAGGAGTTCGCCCTGCTGATCCGGGGCACCGGCGGGGAGGAACCCGCGGTGATCGGCGAGCGGATCCGCCGCGCGGTGGCCGACAGCCCGATCGAGATCGACGGCGGGCACCGCCCGATCGAGGTGACGATCTCTGTGGGCACCGCGAGTTTTCCCCTGCACGGCAAGACTCCCGCCGATCTGGTCGGGGCCGCCGACCGGGCGCTCTACGCGGCCAAGAACCGCGGCCGCGACCGCGTGGTCGACTGGCCGGCCGAGACCGAACCCGACGAGGACGCGGGAATCACCTACCTGCAACGGATCGCCGACGAGGTGGACGGCTGGCTGTCCACTCAGGAGCACGGGCGCGCGGTCGGCCGGTGGGCGGCGCTGGTGGCCGAGGAGATGGGCCGCTCCCCCGCCAGCGTCCGGCGCGCCGAACTCGCCGGACGGCTGCACGACGTCGGGAAGATATTGGTACCCAAGGAGATCTGGGAGAAGCGCGGCCCGCTGACCGACGCCGAATGGGAGCAGGTGCGCCAGCACCCGGTCTACGGGTACCGGCTCGTGCTCGCCGTGCCGGGGCTGGGCGAGGTCGCCGACGTGATCCGCCAGCACCACGAGCGCTTCGACGGCGAGGGCTATCCCGACCGGATCGCCGGCACCGCGATCCGGTTCGAGGCAAGGATCCTGGCCGTCTGCGACACCTGGGCGGCGATGCTCGCCGACCGGCCGTACCAGCGCGCCCGCACCGAGGCCGAGGCCGAGCGCGAACTGCTCGACGCCCGCGGCAGCCAGCTCGATCCGCAGGTGGTCACGGCCTTCCTCGACCTCCACGCCCGGGGAGCGCTCGGCGCGCTTCCCCAGGCGGGCGCCACTCAGCCGGGCTGA
- a CDS encoding sigma-70 family RNA polymerase sigma factor has translation MAALWSRKREPAADEALIRSVYEEHGRALLAYATRLTGDRAAAEDVVQETLVRAWRNPDVLVNGKGSVRGWLLTVARNIITDRFRAKSARPAEVPEVPEKPPVQRDHADSVVDSVVVLEALDQLSADHRDVLVKIYFEGRSVSEAAAALGVAPGTVKSRSHYALRTLRNTSLGRQLALKGVAG, from the coding sequence ATGGCGGCGTTGTGGTCCCGGAAACGGGAACCCGCGGCCGACGAGGCACTGATCCGATCGGTCTACGAGGAGCACGGCCGCGCACTGCTGGCCTACGCGACCCGGCTGACCGGGGACCGGGCGGCCGCGGAGGACGTGGTCCAGGAGACACTCGTGCGGGCGTGGCGCAATCCGGACGTGCTGGTCAACGGCAAGGGCTCGGTGCGCGGCTGGCTGCTCACCGTGGCCCGCAACATCATCACCGACCGGTTCCGGGCGAAGTCGGCCCGGCCGGCGGAGGTGCCCGAGGTACCGGAGAAGCCGCCGGTGCAGCGGGACCACGCGGATTCGGTGGTGGACTCGGTGGTGGTGCTGGAGGCACTGGACCAGCTCTCCGCCGACCACCGCGACGTGCTGGTCAAGATCTACTTCGAGGGCCGCAGCGTGAGCGAGGCGGCCGCGGCGCTCGGGGTGGCACCTGGCACGGTGAAGTCGAGATCGCACTACGCCTTGCGAACATTGCGGAACACGTCGCTGGGACGGCAGCTGGCGCTGAAGGGGGTGGCCGGATGA
- a CDS encoding anti-sigma factor — MNTGHDAQLLGAYALGALDEREVRAVEEHVAACTRCAGELAELRQLHDALGEVPPEAMLDGPPEGGDLLLQRTLRQVRAERGGQERKRRFAVGVAAAAVAAAFLGGGVIVGQQSAPDAPEVVALPPGTKTSSGTDAATGASMTATVKPAAGWVRISTDIKGIPAGQKCRIMVVGKDGTRAEAGSWLVSPAGERDGTKLDGAALVPPDQVAAVEVENFDGKTFVSVPV; from the coding sequence ATGAACACGGGACACGACGCGCAGCTGCTCGGCGCCTACGCGCTGGGTGCGCTGGACGAGCGGGAGGTGCGCGCGGTGGAAGAACACGTCGCGGCCTGCACGCGGTGCGCCGGCGAGCTGGCCGAACTGCGCCAGCTGCACGACGCGCTCGGTGAGGTACCGCCCGAGGCGATGCTCGACGGCCCGCCCGAGGGCGGGGATCTGCTGCTGCAGCGGACGCTGCGGCAGGTGCGCGCCGAACGCGGCGGGCAGGAGCGCAAGCGGCGCTTCGCCGTTGGCGTGGCGGCGGCCGCGGTGGCCGCGGCGTTCCTGGGCGGCGGCGTGATCGTCGGCCAGCAGTCGGCGCCCGACGCGCCGGAAGTGGTGGCGCTGCCGCCGGGCACGAAGACCAGTTCGGGGACCGACGCGGCCACCGGCGCGAGCATGACCGCGACGGTGAAACCGGCGGCGGGCTGGGTCCGGATCAGCACCGACATCAAGGGCATCCCGGCCGGGCAGAAGTGCCGGATCATGGTGGTCGGCAAGGACGGCACGCGGGCCGAAGCGGGCAGCTGGCTCGTCTCGCCTGCCGGCGAACGCGACGGCACCAAGCTGGACGGCGCCGCGCTGGTGCCGCCGGACCAGGTGGCCGCGGTCGAAGTGGAGAACTTCGACGGCAAGACGTTCGTCTCCGTACCGGTGTGA
- a CDS encoding alpha/beta hydrolase, which translates to MRRSLAAALAVASVVVLAPQAQAAPRAVEWAPCADTPTLLCTTLTVPLDYRNPGGERIELAISKLPSTKPAQRRGVLLLNPGGPGGSGLGMPAGLAAAGLPVSVLDTYDLIGFDPRGVGQSSPVTCDLRPDQIASNVPPYAKDAADVAARAEFARTVAKQCAESSSGARLSFISTANTARDMDLIREALGEPKISYFGGSYGSYLGAVYATLFPERTDRIVLDSVTGPGGLDPAGARLMGQGMEDRFPDFARWAADRDGTYELGRNPRQVKAKYFELAAKLDANPVAGITGALFRHYTFGSLYGDANFPVLAQQWQALDRAEAPVAVQAAQDVTNLLSSQLYVVCGDADWPEDVGTYQRNVEQDRKRYPMFGAASANIWPCAFWGTEPAEPPVAITDDGPSTVLLVQNRRDPATPLAGAREMRRALGDRARMVTVDQGGHGTYLSENACANNAVTRFLVDGTRPARDVSCGADRSAFGTLSDEQRRARERAFAEVHPGLG; encoded by the coding sequence ATGCGAAGATCCTTGGCCGCGGCGCTGGCGGTGGCTTCGGTGGTGGTGCTGGCCCCACAGGCGCAGGCAGCACCGCGGGCGGTGGAGTGGGCGCCGTGTGCGGATACGCCGACGTTGCTGTGCACCACACTGACAGTGCCGCTGGACTACCGGAATCCCGGTGGTGAGCGGATCGAGCTGGCGATCTCGAAACTGCCCAGCACCAAACCCGCGCAACGGCGGGGCGTGTTGCTGCTCAACCCGGGCGGTCCCGGTGGTTCGGGGCTGGGCATGCCCGCCGGTCTCGCCGCGGCCGGGTTGCCGGTGAGCGTGCTCGACACCTACGACCTGATCGGGTTCGACCCGCGTGGTGTGGGGCAGAGTTCGCCGGTCACCTGCGATCTGCGGCCGGATCAGATCGCCAGCAACGTGCCGCCGTACGCGAAGGACGCGGCCGATGTGGCGGCCAGGGCCGAGTTCGCGCGGACGGTGGCGAAGCAGTGCGCGGAGTCCTCGTCCGGTGCCCGGCTGTCGTTCATCAGCACGGCGAACACCGCGCGGGACATGGACCTCATCCGGGAAGCGTTGGGGGAGCCGAAGATCTCCTACTTCGGCGGGTCGTACGGCAGTTACCTCGGTGCGGTCTACGCGACGTTGTTCCCCGAGCGGACCGATCGGATCGTGCTGGACAGCGTGACCGGTCCGGGCGGGCTCGACCCCGCCGGTGCGCGGTTGATGGGCCAGGGCATGGAGGACCGCTTCCCGGACTTCGCGCGCTGGGCCGCGGACCGTGACGGCACCTACGAACTCGGGCGGAATCCGCGCCAGGTCAAGGCGAAGTACTTCGAGTTGGCCGCGAAGCTCGACGCGAACCCGGTCGCCGGGATCACCGGCGCGTTGTTCCGCCACTACACCTTCGGTTCGTTGTACGGGGACGCGAACTTCCCGGTGCTGGCGCAGCAGTGGCAGGCGCTGGACCGTGCCGAGGCGCCGGTCGCCGTCCAGGCCGCGCAGGACGTCACGAACCTGCTCTCGTCGCAGCTGTACGTGGTGTGCGGGGACGCGGACTGGCCCGAGGACGTCGGGACCTATCAGCGTAACGTCGAGCAGGACCGGAAGCGGTACCCGATGTTCGGTGCCGCGTCGGCGAACATCTGGCCGTGTGCGTTCTGGGGGACCGAGCCCGCCGAGCCGCCCGTGGCGATCACCGACGACGGTCCGTCCACCGTGCTGCTCGTGCAGAACCGGCGTGACCCGGCGACGCCGCTGGCCGGTGCGCGGGAGATGCGCCGGGCACTGGGCGACCGGGCGCGGATGGTGACCGTCGACCAGGGTGGGCACGGTACGTACCTGTCGGAGAACGCCTGCGCGAACAACGCCGTGACGCGTTTCCTGGTGGACGGGACGCGGCCGGCGCGGGATGTCTCGTGCGGTGCCGACCGTTCGGCGTTCGGCACGCTGAGCGACGAGCAGCGGCGCGCCCGCGAGCGGGCCTTCGCGGAGGTGCACCCGGGGCTAGGATGA
- a CDS encoding metalloregulator ArsR/SmtB family transcription factor, with protein sequence MGHGVEGRAVPPASLDAESAATVAATLQALATPSRLLILTRLRHGACSVAELAEAVEMEQSAVSHQLRLLRTLNLVTGRRQGRSVVYSLYDTHVAMLLDEAVFHVEHIRLGLRDFPTSGVG encoded by the coding sequence ATGGGACACGGGGTGGAGGGCCGCGCGGTGCCTCCGGCGTCACTGGACGCCGAAAGCGCCGCCACCGTGGCGGCGACGCTGCAGGCGCTGGCCACCCCTTCGCGCCTGCTGATCCTGACCAGGCTGCGGCACGGTGCCTGCTCGGTGGCCGAGCTGGCGGAGGCGGTGGAGATGGAGCAGTCGGCGGTCTCGCATCAGCTTCGCCTGCTGCGCACCCTGAACCTGGTCACCGGCCGACGCCAGGGGCGGAGCGTGGTCTACAGCCTCTACGACACCCACGTCGCCATGCTGCTCGACGAGGCCGTCTTCCACGTGGAGCACATCCGGCTGGGCCTACGAGACTTCCCCACCTCCGGCGTCGGCTGA
- a CDS encoding ABC-F family ATP-binding cassette domain-containing protein, with translation MSAILVAKGLAAGHGDRVLFSGLDLVVAPGDVVGLVGVNGAGKSTLLRTLAGLVPPEQGTIRLNPPSGTVGHLPQEPERREGETIREFLARRTGVARAQQALDQATEALTEGKPGADDEYATALDRWLALGGADLEDRAADVVAELGLEVGLDQAMTALSGGQAARAGMASLLLSRYDIFLLDEPTNDLDLDGLDRLEKFVAGLRAGTVLVSHDREFLTRTVTRVVELDFAQQQVNSYGGGYQAYLEERAIARRHAREEYEEYADTRASLEARARTQRNWMDKGVRNARRKSSDGDKMAKKFRADATEKQASKVKQTERLIERMEVVEEPRKEWELRMEIAAAPRSGAVVATARAAVVRRGGFTLGPVDLQIDWADRVAITGANGAGKSTLLAALLGRVEPDEGHCALGSGVVVGEVDQARQLFFGEETLLDAFAAVVPELASADIRTLLAKFGLKAAHVLRPAVTLSPGERTRAALALLQARGVNLLVLDEPTNHLDLPAIEQLESALATYPGTLLLVTHDRRMLDAVEVTRRLEVAEGRVTER, from the coding sequence ATGAGCGCAATCCTCGTCGCCAAGGGGTTGGCTGCTGGGCATGGTGATCGGGTGCTGTTCTCCGGGTTGGACCTCGTGGTCGCGCCCGGGGACGTGGTGGGCTTGGTCGGGGTGAACGGCGCCGGCAAGTCCACCCTCCTGCGAACCCTCGCCGGGCTGGTCCCGCCCGAGCAGGGCACCATCCGCCTGAACCCGCCGTCCGGCACCGTCGGGCACCTGCCCCAGGAACCCGAGCGCCGCGAAGGCGAGACCATCCGGGAGTTCCTCGCCCGCCGCACCGGGGTGGCGCGGGCGCAGCAAGCGCTCGACCAGGCGACCGAAGCGCTCACCGAGGGCAAGCCGGGCGCTGACGACGAGTACGCCACCGCGCTCGACCGCTGGCTCGCGCTCGGCGGCGCCGACCTCGAGGACCGGGCCGCCGACGTGGTTGCCGAGCTGGGCCTGGAAGTGGGGCTCGACCAGGCGATGACCGCGCTCTCGGGCGGGCAGGCCGCCCGCGCCGGGATGGCGTCACTCCTGCTCAGCCGCTACGACATCTTCCTGCTCGACGAGCCGACCAACGACCTCGACCTCGACGGCCTCGACCGGCTGGAGAAGTTCGTCGCCGGGCTGCGGGCGGGCACCGTCCTGGTCAGCCACGACCGCGAGTTCCTCACCCGGACCGTCACCCGCGTCGTCGAGCTGGACTTCGCCCAGCAGCAGGTGAACTCCTACGGCGGCGGCTACCAGGCCTACCTGGAGGAACGCGCGATCGCGCGACGGCACGCCCGCGAGGAGTACGAGGAGTACGCCGACACGCGCGCGTCCCTCGAAGCCCGGGCGCGCACCCAGCGCAACTGGATGGACAAGGGCGTCCGCAACGCGCGCCGGAAGTCCTCCGACGGCGACAAGATGGCCAAGAAGTTCCGCGCGGACGCCACCGAGAAGCAGGCATCGAAGGTCAAGCAGACCGAGCGCCTGATCGAGCGCATGGAGGTCGTCGAGGAACCCCGCAAGGAGTGGGAGCTGCGGATGGAGATCGCCGCGGCGCCGCGCTCCGGGGCGGTGGTGGCCACCGCGCGGGCGGCCGTGGTGCGCCGCGGCGGGTTCACGCTCGGGCCGGTCGACCTGCAGATCGACTGGGCGGACCGGGTGGCGATCACCGGCGCGAACGGCGCGGGCAAGTCGACCCTGCTGGCCGCGCTGCTCGGCCGCGTCGAACCCGACGAGGGACACTGCGCGCTCGGTTCCGGCGTGGTCGTCGGCGAGGTCGACCAGGCGCGGCAGCTGTTCTTCGGCGAGGAGACCCTGCTCGACGCGTTCGCCGCGGTGGTGCCGGAACTGGCGTCCGCCGACATCCGGACCCTGCTGGCGAAGTTCGGCCTGAAGGCGGCCCACGTGCTGCGCCCGGCGGTGACGCTCTCCCCGGGCGAACGGACCCGCGCCGCGCTCGCGTTGCTCCAGGCGCGCGGGGTGAACCTGCTGGTGCTCGACGAGCCGACCAACCACCTGGACCTGCCCGCGATCGAACAGCTCGAATCCGCGCTGGCCACCTACCCTGGCACGCTGCTGCTGGTCACCCACGACCGCCGCATGCTCGACGCCGTCGAGGTGACCCGGCGCCTCGAAGTCGCCGAGGGCCGGGTCACCGAGCGCTGA